The Benincasa hispida cultivar B227 chromosome 11, ASM972705v1, whole genome shotgun sequence genome has a segment encoding these proteins:
- the LOC120091029 gene encoding serine/threonine-protein phosphatase 7 → MSSKYSDLDSSAFDTQTSSNPIPAPAPLDHPPSTSSTLSESEENPCTSSSPSSAPPPVHLPLSWPLDATLSLQWIHHLVAAFDWSSKNLPPSEFPFVLPVSVFDTLILTASKILHKEPNCLRILEDSAASSDSTVVVVGDIHGQFHDLLFLLQDAGFPSENRFFVFNGDYVDRGAWGLETFLLLLAWKVFMPHRVFLLRGNHESKYCTSVYGFEKEVLTKYGDKGKHVYRKCLGCFEGLPLASIIAGCVYTAHGGLFRSISVPPSKRSKGKKNRRIIFNPEANGLSLGSLEELSKARRSVLDPPWEGLNLIPGDVLWSDPSMNPGLSPNRERGIGLLWGPDCTEEFLKKFNLKLIIRSHEGPDAREKRSGLAGMDQGYTIDHVVDSGKLITLFSAPDYPQFQATEERYKNKGAYIVLEPPNFDVPIIHSFEAITPRPKVNAYYDFEDVIDSDEELDLASMATDP, encoded by the exons ATGTCGTCGAAGTATTCGGATTTGGATTCTTCAGCTTTCGATACTCAAACTTCGTCCAATCCGATTCCCGCTCCGGCTCCCTTGGATCATCCCCCCTCCACCTCCTCCACCCTCTCTGAATCCGAAGAAAATCCCTGCACATCATCTTCACCTTCCTCCGCTCCACCTCCCGTTCACTTACCTCTCTCTTGGCCTCTCGATGCTACCCTTTCCCTCCAATGGATACACCATCTCGTGGCCGCCTTCGACTGGTCTTCCAAAAATTTACCTCCATCCGAGTTTCCTTTCGTCCTTCCCGTCTCCGTTTTCGACACTCTAATCCTCACCGCTTCTAAAATCCTCCACAAAGAACCCAATTGCCTCAGAATCCTCGAAGACTCAGCCGCCAGCAGCGACTCCACTGTAGTCGTTGTTGGAGACATCCACGGCCAATTTCATGATCTCCTCTTTCTTCTGCAGGATGCTGGTTTTCCTTCTGAGAACCGTTTCTTTGTCTTCAACGGGGATTACGTCGACAGAGGGGCTTGGGGTCTTGAAACTTTTTTGCTCTTATTGGCTTGGAAG GTGTTTATGCCACATCGAGTATTTCTTCTTCGTGGAAACCACGAGTCCAAGTACTGCACGTCCGTTTATGGTTTTGAGAAGGAGGTGCTAACCAAGTACGGAGACAAAGGTAAGCATGTCTATCGGAAGTGTTTGGGGTGTTTCGAAGGGCTGCCTTTAGCCTCCATTATTGCTGGATGTGTATATACGGCTCATGGAGGACTTTTCCGCAGCATATCAGTTCCTCCGTCTAAAAGGtcgaaagggaaaaaaaatcgtAGGATAATCTTTAATCCTGAAGCCAACGGGTTATCTCTTGGTTCTTTGGAGGAACTATCCAAAGCCAGAAGATCGGTTCTTGATCCCCCATGGGAAGGCTTGAATTTAATTCCGGGCGATGTGTTGTGGTCTGATCCCTCGATGAATCCTGGTCTCTCCCCAAATAGAGAGAGAGGCATAGGTCTCTTGTGGGGTCCTGATTGCACTGAAGAATTCTTGAAAAAGTTCAATCTGAAG CTAATTATTAGATCCCATGAAGGTCCTGATGCTAGAGAAAAGAGATCCGGTCTTGCAGGAATGGATCAGGGTTACACGATAGATCACGTTGTAGATTCAGGGAAACTGATTACTTTGTTTAGTGCTCCAGACTATCCACAATTTCAG GCTACTGAGGAGAGATACAAAAACAAAGGTGCATATATTGTTCTGGAACCTCCGAATTTTGATGTTCCAATCATTCATAGTTTTGAAGCCATTACTCCACGACCGAAG GTCAATGCATATTATGATTTTGAGGATGTAATTGATTCTGACGAAGAATTAGACTTGGCTTCAATGGCAACTGATCCATGA